In a single window of the Olivibacter sp. SDN3 genome:
- the dinB gene encoding DNA polymerase IV, with product MEPRKIIHIDMDAFYASIEQRDNPLYKDKPIVVGGLPDQRGVVATASYEARRFGIRSAMSSRKALALCPQLIFVKPRFEVYKQVSKQIRDIFKRYTDFIEPMSLDEAYLDVSQDKLGICSAIEIAKQIKEAINDELNLTASAGISTCKFIAKVASDLNKPNGLTFIGPSKIENFIENLPVQKFHGVGKVTAQKMNKLGIYTGADLKHLTKYDLVKHFGKSGNFYFDIVRGIDNRPVRPFRKVKSVGAEDTFNTDLFLISEIIDELKIIVRKVYDRLLSKSLKGNTITVKIKFSDFKQITRNYTHIAPLSSIEQIEKYAIDLLHAAPINGKSIRLLGVAISNFYTNKPLKNQLSLF from the coding sequence ATGGAACCTCGAAAGATTATTCATATAGACATGGATGCCTTTTATGCTTCCATAGAACAACGAGATAATCCATTATATAAAGATAAACCAATTGTAGTAGGTGGTTTACCTGATCAACGCGGTGTGGTTGCAACAGCAAGTTATGAAGCACGTAGGTTCGGCATACGTTCTGCCATGTCTTCCCGCAAGGCATTAGCCCTTTGCCCTCAATTAATTTTTGTTAAACCGAGGTTTGAAGTGTATAAGCAAGTTTCTAAACAAATACGCGATATATTTAAACGGTACACAGATTTTATTGAACCGATGTCGTTAGATGAAGCATATTTAGATGTTTCCCAAGATAAACTAGGGATATGTTCTGCGATCGAAATAGCTAAACAGATAAAAGAAGCTATCAACGATGAACTGAACCTCACAGCATCTGCTGGTATTTCTACTTGTAAGTTCATTGCAAAAGTAGCGTCCGACCTGAATAAACCTAATGGGTTGACCTTTATAGGTCCATCGAAAATTGAAAACTTTATCGAAAATCTACCTGTCCAAAAGTTTCACGGTGTTGGAAAGGTTACTGCACAAAAGATGAATAAATTGGGTATTTATACTGGTGCTGATTTAAAGCACCTCACTAAATACGATTTAGTTAAACATTTCGGCAAATCAGGAAATTTTTACTTTGATATTGTCAGAGGTATCGATAATAGACCAGTTCGTCCGTTTAGAAAAGTAAAATCTGTTGGAGCCGAAGATACCTTTAATACAGACTTGTTTCTCATAAGCGAAATTATTGACGAATTAAAAATCATAGTGCGGAAAGTTTATGACAGACTGCTTTCTAAAAGCTTAAAAGGGAATACGATAACTGTTAAAATAAAATTCAGCGACTTCAAACAGATCACACGCAATTACACGCATATTGCTCCGCTGTCCAGTATAGAACAGATAGAAAAGTACGCCATTGACCTCCTACATGCAGCACCCATAAACGGCAAAAGTATACGGCTTTTAGGAGTTGCCATTTCCAATTTTTACACCAATAAACCATTGAAAAACCAACTCTCGTTGTTCTAA
- a CDS encoding PleD family two-component system response regulator, producing MPNKILILDDDEDILYFCSVVFENLDFEVASSPHSNNIIEQVEKASPDIILIDNWIPGLGGVKATQALKATLHLKEIPVILFSANSNLPALAEEAGADNYLKKPFDLDELESLALSLLKI from the coding sequence ATGCCAAACAAGATACTGATATTAGACGACGATGAAGATATACTTTATTTCTGTTCGGTAGTTTTTGAGAACCTCGATTTTGAGGTAGCATCATCTCCCCACAGCAATAATATTATAGAGCAGGTCGAAAAAGCAAGTCCTGATATTATTTTGATAGATAACTGGATTCCCGGATTAGGCGGTGTGAAGGCTACCCAAGCTTTAAAGGCGACATTACATTTAAAAGAAATTCCTGTAATTCTGTTTTCAGCAAATAGCAATCTCCCTGCGTTAGCAGAAGAAGCCGGTGCTGATAATTATCTTAAAAAACCGTTTGACCTTGACGAGCTGGAAAGCTTAGCATTATCGCTATTAAAAATATAA
- the trxA gene encoding thioredoxin produces MSKFSDLINGQTPVLVDFYAEWCAPCTAMTPVMKEVKSSVGEKIIILKVDVDKNPRISSAFRIQGVPTFILFREGQIKWRQNGVVQKSHLEQVIRQYL; encoded by the coding sequence ATGTCAAAATTCTCGGATTTGATTAACGGCCAAACACCTGTATTAGTTGACTTTTATGCGGAATGGTGCGCCCCCTGCACAGCCATGACTCCGGTTATGAAAGAAGTAAAGTCTTCCGTAGGAGAAAAAATTATCATTCTGAAGGTAGATGTAGACAAAAACCCGAGAATTTCTTCGGCTTTCAGGATTCAGGGAGTTCCAACGTTTATACTTTTTAGAGAGGGTCAAATAAAATGGCGACAGAATGGTGTTGTGCAGAAATCTCATTTAGAACAAGTAATACGGCAATATCTTTGA
- a CDS encoding pyridoxal phosphate-dependent aminotransferase produces MPSISIKGKRMPASPIRKLAHYAEQAKKDGKKVFHLNIGQPDIATPEIMLDAVRNIDFKVWAYTPSEGTPSYREKLATYYNNIDYNIIPSNIIVTNGGSEAITIAMQTCLNPGDEIIIPEPFYANYNGFACMADIKIKPILSTINDGFALPKIDAFETLINAKTKAIAICNPNNPTGYLYSRQEMEALKELCLKHDLYLFSDEAYREFCYDGNKFISPMHLDGIDENVIVFDTVSKRYSACGARLGCLITKNERILEASLKFAQARLSPPAIAQIAAEAAIDTPKRYFNNVITEYSKRRDLLVAGLNNIPGVNCPTPRGAFYVVAKLPIDDADNFCQWMLEAFAYENKTVMMAPATGFYSTSGEGLDQVRLAYVLCQEDLKQALICIQKGLETYPGRTS; encoded by the coding sequence ATGCCAAGCATTTCAATTAAAGGCAAGCGAATGCCTGCCTCCCCAATCAGAAAACTAGCTCATTACGCCGAGCAGGCAAAAAAAGATGGAAAAAAAGTATTTCATCTAAATATTGGTCAACCAGATATCGCCACGCCCGAAATTATGTTAGATGCTGTAAGAAACATCGACTTTAAAGTATGGGCTTATACTCCGTCCGAAGGTACTCCAAGCTATCGGGAAAAGCTCGCCACCTATTATAATAATATAGATTATAATATCATCCCTTCAAACATAATAGTTACCAATGGCGGGTCCGAAGCAATAACAATTGCCATGCAGACTTGTCTCAATCCAGGGGATGAAATTATAATACCCGAGCCCTTCTACGCCAATTACAACGGTTTTGCCTGCATGGCCGATATTAAAATAAAACCTATATTATCTACTATTAACGATGGTTTTGCCTTACCGAAAATTGACGCCTTCGAAACATTAATCAATGCTAAAACTAAAGCGATAGCCATATGCAATCCAAATAATCCTACGGGTTACCTTTACTCCCGGCAAGAAATGGAAGCGTTAAAGGAGCTTTGTTTAAAGCATGATCTCTATTTATTTTCCGACGAGGCATATCGGGAATTCTGCTACGATGGTAACAAGTTTATATCGCCGATGCATTTAGACGGAATAGACGAAAATGTCATAGTATTCGACACGGTATCTAAAAGATATAGTGCGTGCGGTGCACGATTAGGTTGTTTAATAACCAAAAATGAAAGAATTTTGGAAGCTTCTCTTAAATTTGCTCAAGCCAGATTAAGCCCACCAGCTATTGCACAGATTGCAGCAGAAGCTGCTATTGATACACCTAAACGCTATTTCAACAACGTTATTACAGAATATTCAAAAAGGCGTGATTTACTGGTTGCAGGATTAAACAACATCCCAGGCGTAAATTGCCCCACACCAAGAGGAGCATTTTACGTTGTGGCGAAACTACCAATCGATGATGCCGATAATTTTTGCCAATGGATGTTGGAAGCGTTCGCTTACGAAAACAAAACGGTCATGATGGCCCCTGCGACTGGTTTTTACAGTACAAGTGGTGAAGGCCTGGATCAGGTGAGACTGGCCTATGTATTGTGTCAGGAAGATCTAAAACAAGCTTTGATATGTATTCAAAAGGGATTGGAAACATATCCAGGTAGAACAAGCTAA
- a CDS encoding DUF1573 domain-containing protein encodes MRKVLSIFALLVAFATFTALKADGNAEFKFEKETYDFGKIPQGKPVSYEFKFTNVGTEPLIISKVESSCGCTVPKYTNAPVKPGEAGSINVTFNAAQAAPFSKSVTIRSNAKTPLKSLYIKGEVVK; translated from the coding sequence ATGAGAAAAGTATTATCGATTTTTGCGCTACTAGTTGCTTTTGCAACGTTCACAGCCCTAAAAGCAGATGGAAATGCTGAATTTAAATTTGAAAAAGAAACGTACGATTTTGGAAAAATTCCGCAAGGCAAACCAGTTTCCTATGAATTTAAATTTACGAATGTTGGTACAGAGCCATTGATCATCTCTAAAGTAGAATCATCTTGTGGATGCACCGTACCAAAATACACAAATGCTCCGGTAAAACCGGGTGAGGCCGGCTCGATAAACGTCACATTTAATGCTGCTCAGGCTGCACCATTTAGCAAATCTGTAACGATACGCTCAAATGCGAAAACACCTCTTAAATCACTATACATCAAAGGAGAAGTTGTGAAATAA
- a CDS encoding thiamine pyrophosphate-dependent enzyme: MSDTNLKHTDPIDASKLSFDDFKAMVLNDYRIVRESREASVIGRKEALTGKAKFGIFGDGKEVAQIAMAKVFRKGDWRSGYYRDQTFAFATGISNVYEFFSQMYAHPDIEAEPASGGRMMNGHFATRELNDDGSWVNQMELKNSSADISTTGGQIPRLLGLAQASKVYRKNSDLDYLTHFSNKGNEVAFGTIGNASTSEGVFFEAFNAAGVLQVPMAISVWDDGYGISVPSKYQTTKEDISEVLRGFQRDEKGDGYEIFKVRGWDYPGLCETYEQAIQVCREEHVPVFIHVTEMTQPQGHSTSGSHERYKSKERLAWEAEYDCVVQMRKWILESAIADEDQLLAIEAKAKVFVKGEQKRAWRDYVEAFNRESKEAVELLRAIDHDDAKKLATELETIKEPSLKNIYSIVRKGVRKLRFYLSDEKSLLLQWYKAKKVINYERYNSMLFTNSAESPSLVKEVPVHYDSDARLVDGREVLNACFSANFEREPRLLAFGEDVGAIGDVNQGFAGLQAKFGEHRIFDTGIRESAIIGQGVGMALRGLKPIAEIQYLDYLLYGLTVLSDDLACLSYRTKGGQKAPLIVRTRGHRLEGIWHSGSPMAMILGSLRGMHICVPRNMTQAAGMYNTLIRSDEPALIIECLNGYRLKERMPSNVGEFTVSLGKAEILREGSDITVVSYGSTLRLVQEAALELEQLGVFIEIIDAQTLQPFDEGHICAASLNKTNKLLVVDEDVPGGASAFILQHILEEQGGYFSLDGQPKTLSAKAHRPPYGSDGDYFTKPSVDDIIEITYKMMHEFNPIKFPALY, translated from the coding sequence ATGTCTGATACTAACTTGAAACATACCGATCCCATTGATGCATCTAAGTTGAGTTTTGATGATTTTAAGGCGATGGTGCTGAACGATTATCGCATTGTACGCGAGAGTAGGGAGGCTAGTGTAATAGGTAGAAAGGAAGCACTAACAGGTAAGGCTAAATTTGGAATATTCGGTGATGGGAAAGAAGTGGCTCAGATAGCAATGGCGAAAGTGTTTAGGAAGGGGGATTGGAGATCTGGCTATTATAGAGACCAGACATTTGCTTTTGCAACGGGCATTTCTAATGTATATGAATTTTTCTCTCAGATGTATGCCCATCCGGATATTGAAGCCGAACCCGCATCTGGTGGAAGAATGATGAACGGACACTTTGCCACTAGGGAATTGAATGATGATGGAAGTTGGGTAAATCAAATGGAACTAAAAAATTCATCTGCAGATATTTCGACTACAGGTGGGCAAATTCCACGTTTGTTAGGACTTGCACAGGCATCAAAAGTCTATCGTAAAAATAGCGATCTGGATTATTTAACACACTTTTCTAATAAAGGTAATGAAGTAGCTTTTGGTACCATAGGTAATGCTTCTACCTCGGAAGGGGTTTTTTTTGAAGCTTTTAATGCAGCTGGTGTATTACAAGTGCCGATGGCAATTTCTGTTTGGGATGATGGTTACGGAATTTCGGTACCTTCTAAATACCAAACGACGAAGGAAGATATATCAGAGGTGTTGCGCGGTTTTCAACGGGATGAAAAGGGGGATGGTTACGAAATTTTCAAAGTTAGGGGATGGGATTATCCTGGTCTTTGCGAAACATATGAGCAAGCTATACAAGTATGTAGAGAAGAGCATGTTCCTGTATTCATTCATGTCACAGAAATGACGCAGCCGCAGGGACATTCTACTTCCGGCTCACATGAGCGGTATAAATCAAAAGAACGTTTAGCTTGGGAAGCAGAATATGATTGTGTTGTTCAAATGCGTAAGTGGATATTAGAGTCCGCTATTGCTGACGAAGATCAGTTACTTGCAATAGAAGCTAAAGCAAAGGTTTTTGTAAAAGGGGAGCAGAAAAGAGCTTGGCGTGATTACGTTGAGGCCTTTAATAGGGAGAGTAAAGAAGCTGTAGAATTACTTCGTGCAATTGATCATGACGATGCAAAAAAGTTGGCTACAGAATTAGAAACTATTAAGGAGCCGAGTTTAAAGAATATATATAGTATTGTCCGTAAAGGAGTTCGAAAATTAAGATTTTATCTTAGCGATGAGAAAAGCCTTCTTCTACAATGGTATAAAGCAAAAAAGGTAATCAACTATGAACGATATAACTCAATGTTGTTTACAAATTCCGCGGAATCTCCTTCATTGGTTAAAGAAGTGCCCGTTCACTATGATAGTGACGCAAGGTTAGTTGATGGGCGAGAGGTCTTAAATGCGTGTTTCTCCGCTAATTTTGAGCGTGAGCCAAGGCTGTTGGCGTTTGGAGAAGATGTAGGCGCTATTGGAGATGTAAACCAAGGTTTTGCGGGATTACAGGCTAAATTTGGTGAACACAGGATTTTTGATACCGGTATTCGAGAATCTGCTATCATTGGCCAAGGCGTCGGAATGGCTTTGAGAGGATTAAAGCCCATTGCCGAAATTCAGTATTTGGATTACCTTTTGTATGGATTAACAGTTTTGAGTGACGACTTGGCATGCTTGAGTTACCGAACAAAAGGAGGGCAGAAAGCACCATTAATTGTGAGAACTAGAGGGCATCGTTTAGAAGGTATCTGGCATTCTGGTTCTCCTATGGCTATGATTCTTGGTTCCTTGCGTGGAATGCACATCTGTGTTCCGCGAAATATGACGCAAGCGGCAGGAATGTATAACACCCTTATAAGATCTGATGAGCCGGCTTTGATAATTGAATGCTTAAATGGTTACCGTTTAAAGGAACGCATGCCTTCTAATGTGGGAGAATTTACAGTGTCATTAGGTAAAGCCGAAATATTGAGGGAAGGGAGCGATATTACGGTGGTTTCTTATGGTTCCACATTAAGGTTAGTACAAGAGGCGGCGCTGGAGCTGGAACAACTCGGTGTTTTTATTGAGATTATTGACGCTCAAACGTTACAGCCTTTCGATGAGGGACATATCTGTGCGGCATCTCTGAATAAAACGAATAAATTGTTGGTTGTAGATGAAGATGTTCCTGGTGGAGCATCAGCGTTTATTCTTCAGCATATATTAGAGGAGCAAGGAGGATATTTTAGCTTAGATGGTCAACCAAAGACGTTATCAGCAAAGGCCCACCGACCACCTTACGGCTCCGATGGTGATTATTTCACTAAACCTTCGGTTGATGATATTATCGAAATCACTTATAAAATGATGCACGAGTTTAACCCGATAAAATTTCCAGCATTATACTGA
- the aroC gene encoding chorismate synthase, with the protein MAGNSFGQTFRITTFGESHGKAIGVIIDGCPPNIDIDIDFIQSELDKRKPGQSKITTQRRESDTVQILSGVFEGKTTGTPLAMLIPNEDQRSKDYSHIQDKYRPSHADYTYQVKYGIRDYRGGGRSSARETAARVAAGAIAKSYLKKLGIELFAHVSAVGNIQAPNLGEAPIEQLLAIREKNIVRCADPATANQMIAFIESIRKEGDTVGGIVSAIIKGIPVGLGEPVFDRLHADLGKAMLSINAVHGFEYGSGFSGAKMRGSEHNDIFVSEDKDDKTIKTRTNFSGGIQGGISNGMDINFRVAFKPVATIMRAQSTVDIKGQETQIAGKGRHDPCVVPRAVAIVEAMAALVITDHYLRNLSVSRESK; encoded by the coding sequence ATGGCAGGAAATTCATTTGGACAAACTTTCCGGATTACAACTTTTGGCGAATCTCACGGAAAAGCCATTGGTGTAATTATTGACGGATGTCCACCAAATATCGATATTGACATCGATTTTATTCAATCTGAGCTTGATAAGCGCAAACCTGGGCAATCAAAAATAACCACACAACGTAGAGAAAGCGATACTGTGCAAATCCTCTCCGGGGTATTCGAGGGAAAAACAACTGGTACGCCACTGGCGATGCTTATTCCAAATGAAGATCAGCGGTCTAAAGACTACTCCCATATACAAGATAAGTATAGACCCTCTCATGCCGACTATACCTATCAAGTGAAATATGGTATTCGGGATTATCGAGGGGGGGGGCGCTCATCTGCGAGAGAAACTGCCGCTCGAGTAGCCGCTGGTGCTATAGCAAAAAGTTATTTAAAAAAACTTGGCATCGAATTGTTTGCTCATGTATCAGCTGTAGGTAACATCCAAGCGCCAAATTTAGGAGAAGCTCCTATTGAACAATTATTAGCTATCAGAGAAAAAAACATTGTACGTTGTGCAGACCCTGCCACCGCAAACCAGATGATTGCTTTTATTGAGTCTATCAGAAAAGAGGGAGACACCGTAGGCGGAATCGTTAGCGCCATCATTAAGGGAATACCTGTTGGTTTGGGAGAACCGGTATTTGATCGATTGCATGCTGATCTAGGAAAAGCCATGCTAAGCATTAATGCAGTACACGGCTTTGAATATGGATCCGGGTTTTCAGGGGCAAAAATGCGTGGATCTGAACATAACGACATTTTTGTAAGTGAAGATAAAGACGATAAAACCATCAAAACACGTACAAATTTTTCAGGGGGTATACAAGGCGGTATTTCTAATGGTATGGATATTAATTTCCGCGTAGCTTTTAAACCTGTAGCTACTATTATGAGAGCACAAAGCACTGTCGATATTAAAGGTCAAGAAACCCAAATAGCAGGTAAAGGTCGTCATGATCCCTGTGTAGTCCCAAGGGCCGTAGCAATTGTCGAGGCAATGGCAGCCTTAGTTATTACAGACCACTATCTCCGGAATTTAAGTGTTAGTCGCGAATCAAAATAA
- the aroA gene encoding 3-phosphoshikimate 1-carboxyvinyltransferase has product MNTEKLQLTHPGGIIKGTVQLTGSKSESNRALILSALTNGKVRINNLSNADDTITLSKAIKVAKDKKDPVTTIDIGPAGTAMRFLTAYLSFVDGEFILTGSDRMKQRPLGVLVDALRTIGATIQYVEQEGYPPLQISGNILQTEEQVNIKGDVSSQYLSALLLIAPFLPHGLSIHITSDLTSRPYVEMTLSMLEETGIKYKWHKNIIAIEPQKVMESVLTIEPDWSAASYWYTIIALSPIDSSIFLPHLKKNSLQGDSAIQEIMTNFGVVSTFDQNGLKIEKTATPNERLNIFDFKECPDLAQTVIVCCAALGYNASFTGLETLKIKETDRIKALQNELAKFRVTLLEEGNVYHLNTDDKIAPQNIVIDTYEDHRMAMAFAPLAMVFDKLTVNDPAVVGKSYPAFWEHLKQIGFTVDS; this is encoded by the coding sequence ATGAATACGGAAAAATTGCAACTAACCCACCCAGGAGGGATAATAAAAGGAACGGTGCAGCTAACCGGGTCTAAAAGCGAAAGCAACCGCGCGCTCATTTTAAGCGCATTGACTAATGGTAAAGTCCGTATTAACAATTTGTCAAATGCGGACGACACCATCACCCTAAGCAAGGCAATAAAAGTAGCTAAAGACAAAAAGGATCCAGTCACAACGATAGATATAGGGCCTGCTGGAACGGCAATGCGTTTCTTGACAGCCTATCTATCCTTTGTAGATGGGGAGTTTATACTTACAGGGTCTGATCGGATGAAGCAACGACCTTTAGGCGTTCTGGTCGATGCATTACGGACAATAGGCGCGACTATTCAATATGTAGAACAAGAAGGTTATCCGCCACTCCAAATATCTGGGAATATTCTCCAAACGGAAGAGCAGGTTAATATTAAGGGGGATGTAAGCAGCCAGTACCTGTCAGCTCTTTTATTAATCGCTCCTTTCCTTCCTCATGGCTTAAGCATTCATATTACTAGCGACTTGACTTCAAGGCCCTATGTAGAAATGACCTTAAGTATGTTGGAGGAAACCGGCATAAAATATAAGTGGCATAAAAACATAATCGCTATTGAACCACAAAAGGTAATGGAATCAGTTCTTACTATCGAACCCGATTGGAGCGCCGCCTCATATTGGTATACTATTATAGCTCTTTCGCCCATTGATAGTTCAATATTCCTTCCACACCTTAAAAAAAACAGTTTACAAGGCGATAGTGCGATCCAGGAGATTATGACCAACTTCGGCGTAGTTTCTACCTTTGATCAAAACGGGTTAAAGATTGAAAAAACGGCTACGCCTAATGAGCGTTTAAACATATTCGATTTTAAGGAATGCCCAGATTTAGCCCAGACGGTGATTGTTTGTTGTGCAGCCTTGGGGTATAATGCTAGTTTTACTGGTCTTGAGACCTTAAAAATTAAAGAAACAGACCGTATTAAAGCGTTACAAAATGAGTTGGCCAAATTTCGAGTTACGCTTTTAGAAGAAGGTAATGTTTATCACTTAAATACTGATGATAAGATTGCGCCACAAAATATCGTCATTGATACATATGAAGATCATAGAATGGCCATGGCTTTCGCTCCTTTAGCAATGGTATTCGATAAATTGACCGTTAATGACCCGGCAGTGGTCGGAAAATCATACCCTGCATTTTGGGAACACCTGAAACAAATTGGTTTCACGGTCGATTCTTAA
- a CDS encoding chorismate mutase, with protein MKLNLDIVPLSSWSATGKEPLVISGPCSAETEEQLVATAHLLAATGKVSVLRAGIWKPRTRPGEFEGIGSIGLEWLKRAKEETGLPTATEVATAKHVEEALAAGVDILWVGARSTANPFTVQEIADALKGVDVPVLVKNPVNPDLSLWIGALERINRAGIKKLGAIHRGFSSYEKTAFRNEPMWDLAIQLKTVAPELPIINDPSHICGTRELIPYVAQKAVDLDMQGFIIESHIDPSVAWTDAKQQVTPASLAEILNNLSLRKAESNNPVFEDKLAELRKEIDGLDDQIIKKVADRMKVVEKIGEYKRDNNVTILQVNRWEEIIEKRSNFAKALNLEKDFTVKLLELIHGESIRKQNQIMNAKPAVEA; from the coding sequence ATGAAACTAAATTTAGACATCGTGCCTTTAAGCTCTTGGTCAGCAACAGGCAAAGAACCATTGGTAATCTCCGGACCATGTAGTGCGGAGACCGAAGAACAATTAGTGGCAACAGCACATCTGCTAGCCGCTACAGGTAAAGTATCGGTGCTTCGTGCGGGCATTTGGAAACCTCGCACGCGTCCAGGTGAATTTGAAGGGATTGGAAGTATTGGTTTGGAATGGCTAAAACGGGCAAAAGAAGAAACAGGATTGCCAACGGCAACTGAGGTCGCTACTGCGAAACATGTAGAAGAAGCTTTGGCAGCAGGCGTAGATATTTTGTGGGTGGGTGCACGATCAACAGCTAATCCATTTACTGTGCAGGAGATAGCCGATGCACTGAAAGGCGTAGATGTTCCTGTTTTAGTGAAAAACCCTGTAAATCCCGATCTATCTCTGTGGATAGGAGCACTAGAAAGAATCAACAGGGCAGGTATTAAAAAATTAGGTGCAATCCACCGAGGCTTCTCTTCTTATGAAAAGACTGCTTTTCGTAACGAACCTATGTGGGATCTTGCTATTCAGTTAAAAACTGTTGCTCCTGAACTCCCTATTATTAACGATCCCAGTCATATCTGTGGAACCCGCGAACTGATACCATACGTTGCGCAAAAAGCTGTGGATCTGGACATGCAAGGTTTTATTATTGAATCACATATTGATCCTTCTGTAGCATGGACCGATGCTAAACAACAAGTTACTCCTGCTTCTTTAGCGGAGATATTGAACAACCTTTCACTGAGAAAGGCAGAATCAAACAATCCGGTATTTGAAGATAAACTCGCAGAGCTTCGTAAAGAAATAGACGGGTTAGACGACCAAATAATAAAAAAGGTTGCTGATCGGATGAAAGTAGTTGAAAAGATCGGTGAGTACAAACGAGATAATAATGTAACTATCCTTCAGGTAAACCGATGGGAGGAGATTATTGAAAAACGAAGCAATTTTGCAAAAGCTTTGAACTTAGAAAAGGACTTTACCGTAAAATTGTTGGAACTCATTCACGGAGAGTCAATTCGTAAGCAAAATCAAATCATGAATGCCAAACCAGCTGTGGAGGCTTAA
- a CDS encoding prephenate dehydratase — MSKIKVAIQGTRASFHEEAAFKYFGHNIETIECETFKHTCEALKKQEADYVVMAIENSIAGSLLPNYSLLHDYHFPIIGEVYLSIQLHLLAFPGVKMSQIRNVESHPIALRQCADYLEEHPLLKITEGMDTASCAKKIADNKLTDTAAVANALAAKLYNLEVLERRIETNKKNYTRFLILSNEKSENPKANKATLLFQTDNSIGSLARVLTFFSEEQINMSKIQSMPVLGKKNEYDFYVDIEWKKQNNYDAAIRKTLKHTINFNILGEYVKNDKV, encoded by the coding sequence ATGAGTAAAATTAAAGTAGCTATTCAAGGGACACGTGCTTCTTTTCACGAAGAAGCAGCATTTAAATATTTCGGACATAACATAGAAACAATCGAGTGTGAAACATTTAAACACACTTGTGAGGCGCTTAAGAAACAGGAAGCCGACTATGTAGTAATGGCCATAGAAAATTCTATTGCTGGCAGTCTTTTGCCAAATTATTCACTCCTCCATGATTATCATTTTCCGATCATAGGAGAAGTTTACCTTAGCATTCAACTACACCTGCTCGCTTTTCCGGGAGTAAAAATGAGTCAAATACGAAATGTCGAGTCTCACCCCATCGCTTTACGACAGTGTGCTGACTACCTTGAAGAACATCCGTTATTAAAAATAACTGAGGGAATGGATACTGCATCCTGCGCGAAAAAAATAGCTGATAACAAGTTAACCGATACTGCTGCAGTTGCCAATGCATTAGCTGCAAAACTGTATAATTTGGAAGTTTTAGAAAGAAGGATAGAAACCAACAAGAAAAATTATACGCGCTTCCTAATTTTATCAAACGAAAAAAGTGAGAATCCAAAAGCCAATAAGGCAACACTGTTGTTTCAAACAGACAACAGCATTGGCTCGCTAGCTAGAGTACTCACGTTCTTCTCAGAAGAACAGATAAATATGAGTAAAATCCAATCAATGCCCGTATTAGGGAAAAAAAATGAATATGACTTCTATGTAGACATTGAGTGGAAGAAACAGAATAACTATGATGCTGCCATAAGAAAAACACTCAAGCATACTATAAATTTCAATATACTCGGTGAGTACGTGAAGAATGATAAAGTTTAA